The Caloenas nicobarica isolate bCalNic1 chromosome 28, bCalNic1.hap1, whole genome shotgun sequence genome window below encodes:
- the LOC135999435 gene encoding olfactory receptor 14A16-like, producing MSNSSSITQFLLLAFTDTRELQLLHFWLFLGIYLAALLGNGLIITTIACDQHLHTPMYFFLLNLALLDLGCISTTVPKSMANSLWDTRAISYPGCAAQVFFYFFSATAELYLLTVMSYDRYVAICKPLHYGTLLGSRACVHMAAAAWATGFLHALLHTANTFSLPLCKGNALDQFFCEIPQILKLSCSDASLREVWLLVGTVCLTFGCFVFIVLSYVQIFRAVLRIPSEQGRHKAFATCLPHLAVVSLFVSTGIFAYLKPPSISSPSLDLVVSVLYSVVPPAVNPLIYSMRNQELKDALRKLFQYSLL from the coding sequence atgtccaacagcagctccatcacccagttcctcctcctggcgttcacagacacacgggagctgcagctcttgcacttctggctcttcctgggcatctacctggctgccctcctgggcaacggcctcatcatcaccaccatagcctgtgaccagcacctccacacccccatgtacttcttcctgctcaatctcgccctcctcgacctgggctgcatctccaccaccgtccccaagtccatggccaattccctctgggacacaagggccatctcctacccaggatgtgctgcccaggtctttttttattttttctccgCTACAGCAGAGTTGTATCTGCTCACCGTCATGTcgtacgaccgctacgttgccatctgcaaacccctgcactatgggaccctcctgggcagcagagcttgtgtccacatggcagcagctgcctgggccactgggtttctccacgctctgctgcacacggccaatacattttcactgccactgtgcaagggcaatgccctggaccagttcttctgtgaaatcccccagatcctcaagctctcctgctcagatgcctccctcagggaagtttggcttcttgtaggtactgtctgtttaacttttggctgctttgtgttcattgtgctgtcctatgtgcagatcttcagggccgtactgaggatcccctctgagcagggacggcacaaagcctttgccacgtgcctccctcacctggccgtggtctccctgtttgtcagcactggcatatttgcctacctgaagcccccctccatctcctccccatccctggacctggtggtgtctgttctgtactcagtggtgcctccagcagtgaaccccctcatctacagcatgaggaaccaggagctcaaggatgccctgaggaaactatTTCAATACTCACTGCTTTAG